Within Sorghum bicolor cultivar BTx623 chromosome 2, Sorghum_bicolor_NCBIv3, whole genome shotgun sequence, the genomic segment CCTCAGGGGAAGAATCTTCGTGCCACTGGGTGCTGATGTTCCTGCAATTTGTAAAAGCCAGTGTCATTGTCTTGTGATCTGACTTAGGATGTTTTAGACAAAGGAAAACAACCTGGCTTTAGCATGTTTATAATTTGTTTATCCAAAATGTGATGCATTCATGACAGGAGGATGGAGTATATTTTAAAGAAAGATGAATTGCATGTGCATAATAAGATTGCAATACAGCACTACCAAATAGTGTATAAGTCTTATTTAATAATTGCATGTAACTTACGGATGATTCACGATTGTCAATCAGAATGTAGTTGCACAAGCAGAGTCCCATATTAACCTTCACCTGAGAGGCTTCCGGATGCCATACTTACAAAAATTCTCAATAAGCAATACAGATCAGAATTATGTATGTTTCATACTGTACAACAGAATTCCACAGCATATGTGTTGACCTGTTGGTGCAAAATCCATGCAGATTACTGATGGGAAACAGATTGTCAGGGCCTTTTCCCATAGTTCTCACAAGTATCACAACCCTGACTCACCTGTAAGTGAGAAGTCTGGTGGAAACAATTTCTTGTTAACAGTTTACTTATCAGTGTACTAATTTCCAAGTTCTGACTGGTAAATTAATTTGCAGGGACATTGAAGGCAATGGTTTCTATGGGCCAATCCCTCCTGAAATTGGACATCTTACGCATCTGGAGAGGCTGTGAGTGTATTTGATGATTCATACAGCACTAAGGAAGATATACTCATTGATAGAGTTTGTGCATGTAATTTTTGCTTTCTGATGACTTGTGCACTGATCCTGAAACTCAGAGTAATATCAGCCAATGAGTTCACTGGACCCCTACCACCTGCTCTATCCTTGTTGACTAATTTAACTGATTTGTAAGGATACCATCATCTTTCCTTTTCCCCACTCTGTTTACTTTGCGAAGCCCTTTTGAACTATTGGAACTGGTTACAGGAGGATTTCTAGCAACAATTTATCTGGAAGACTGCCTCATTTTTGGGAAAATTTAGCAAGGCTCCAAACATTGTGAGTCAGTGAATTCACGATGATAACTACCAACAGAAAATACCACAGATCAAtatctttttatatatatttagtgtaaCACCTCTTGGTGCAGGCAAATCGAAGGATCTTTGTTGGAAGGGCCTATTCCCCCCAGCCTATCTAAATTGACAAACCTTCATGATCTGTATGCCAGCACAATGCTGAAAACTCTTATAACTTCACACATAATCATATTTTCTTACTATGTATAAGTTTGAACAACCCGTACAAGTCCTCAGTAAATGCACATTGCTCTGTTTCTGTGTGAAACAGGAGGATTAGTGATCTGAGAGGTAGTGGTTCACCTTTCCCTGATTTAAGTGGAATGTCATCCTTGAACAAATTGTAAGTTTGTGGATTACTGAAGTTCAAGCTTTCTGTATGCTGGCTGTCATATGctacaaaattaattaattgtagGGTACTAAGGAACTGTTCCATCAGTGGAAGCATCCCGCCTTATATTGGCACATGGACAACTCTGAAGCATCTGTAATAAATGGCAACTTACTAAGtatccttttttttaaaaaaaaagtcacATCTTTTACTATCAACATTGTCTATGCAGGGATCTGAGCTTTAATAAATTGAGTGGACAAATACCAGCTTCTTTTGCTAACATGGGAAGGGTTGATTACATGTAAGTTGTGGTGTTTTGCATAAAGTGAACTATCATGACATTTCATTGTGCTCCTTCCTTACATGTGCCTATACCAAAATTGTCCTGCAGATATCTAACTGCAAACTCACTCACTGGGGACATACCTGGATGGTTATTGAGAAGAAACAAAATCGCGTAATTTACTATCTATTTTGCTCgccattttttttaattttggggGGTGGGGAGGTCTATTTCCGACAAACTCTGAGGCCCACATATATCCATTAAAATATGGCACGCGCCTTTCTTTTCTTGGGCATTTTAATGTTAGCATTAAAGTTAAGAAACGACGACTTCAATATTCTAAGATGTTGGTGTGTTAATACAATGCCCAAGTACCGGCCTTCATACATGATTGTAGAAAATCGATAAAATATTTTCCTAGTTTCTTAAATGCATCCATGATTGTGAATAATGGAAATAGCTCTGAGTCAGTTTGAGTTTTCTTCTTATGTCCACCCTTGTTTAACTAGTGCATACAGAAGAATTGCCTGAAACCCATATGTACCTGTAACTAAGAATTTCAACAATATCACTGTTATTATTGAACTTACAAGTCATATTCATACTTCCAATTAGTACAATAGAATTAACAGAAAACGATCATATGCAGAGACATATCTTTCAATAACTTCACGATGGGGAGTTCAGATCCTAACCAATGCCTTCCAGGGAGTGTGTAAGAAACCTTTAGCATGgtatccaatcttcttgctcttTGGTACCCTTATGAAAATGCATAACCCTTTCCTCTGAATCATTCGATTGCAGCAATCTAGTGGAGAGCTATTCATCTGACATGAACAGTTCGTAAGATCCTTTAGCTTGTTGCTTCAATACATTTAAAAACTTTATAGCAACGGACCTGTCTAGATGTCATAAAATGCTCAAACACCGGTTGCTTTTACCTTATGTGCAGAAGTAGTGTTCAGTCATGCTTGAAGAGGAATTTCCCATGTGTTGCTTCGAATGGACAATGTAAGTTGATGCTTAGTGTTGCTTCAAAGTTAGTTCTAAAGCATTAGTATAACATAATGCATTCGTATAGataaaacaaagaaaatgatttgTTTACATGAATTTCACATGGATACCGATAACTGTGAAAAGGGTAGCATTGATAATGACTAATGAAGTTTGGATAAATTACAAATTGCTATTGCTTGTAGGATTATATAAACTCCAAATGGTATACTCAAAATAAATACCTCTATTAAATCAGTCACTGAATTTCTGGCTGCATCTTACACAAAGGTGCATTACTTTAATCTACATAAAGCTCAGTTCATAGCTAGTTTTCTTGTTTTAGCACTGAAGCTACATGGAACATTTACCTACAATTTTTCACAGATAGATCTTCCTTGCATATCAATTGTGGTGGCAAAGAAGCAACTATTAATGGAGTTAAATACGAAGCTGACACAACACCAAAAGGTGCTTCATTGCTGTATGTAAGCCCAGGTTCAAATTGGGCATTCAGCAGCACTGGTAACTTCATGGACGACAACATCACTGATGACAGCTACATTGCAACAAGCACATTAAAATTGGACATGCCCGATTCAGAGTTGTACACCAAAGCCCGTCTTTCTCCTCTTTCCCTCACATATTATGGGCTTTGTATGTTCAGTGGGAGCTACACGGTTAAACTCCACTTTGCTGAAATTGTGTTCACAAATGACAGCACATTTTGTAGCCTTGGCAAAAGAAGATTCAATGTGTTCATACAGGTAAACTAGTTTTTTTACCTGTTTTCTTACTAATAAAACATTTCCCTTTATTAGCACTGATGCTAACAATAGGCTCTTTAACTTCAGGGAAGAATGGTGCTAGAGGATTTTGATATCGAGCAGTCATCCAGTGCAATTGGAAAGCCAGTTATCACGACTTTTCAAACATATGTCACAAATCATACTCTAGAAATTCAGTTATATTGGGCAGGAAGAGGGACAACAGGCATTCCATATAGAGGTTCTTATGGCCCACTGATATCTGCAATATCAGTAACACCAAGTGTGTCCTGACTCTTGAACTTGTCAATTTTGCATATTTTTTCCAGTAACTGTTATGGGCAAGGAAGCATTTAGCTGTGCAAATTATACTTTTGAAACATAACTGTTATTTTCCTTACTGACCTGGAAGTTTGGATCTTTTTTGAGCATGTTCAGATTTTATTCTTGAACCTCCCGAAACTGGCAGTAGCAATAAGATTTCACGGGCATCTATATCGATTGGAATTCCTATAATAGCAATTTTGACTGCTCTGGCTGTATGCATTTATTGTATTAAGAAGAGGAGAAAGAGTTCAAAGAATAAAGGTACTATAGTAAACTCAtttcaaattttgtgttgtgtAATAAACAGGTAGATATATATCACTTTTCGGTTACTTGGCAACAAAGTAGTTAAATCAGGAAGTAAAGCTTTCCATATTTATGTGGGCAGCAATGAAACCATATCTTAGTATATATGTTAATGACCACATATAAACCCTTTCTACAGATCTCCTAGCTCTTGACCTGCAAACTGGCTCCTTCACCTTGCGACAAATCAAAGTGGCAACtaggaactttgacctggctaACAAGATTGGTGAAGGTGGTTTTGGTTCAGTTTACAAGGTCAGTCAGCATTACTTCCCATGCATAAACAATAAATAAGTTAATACTGCCAAAGCACAACTTATATAGGAACTTGGCATTGCTGGTTTGACAGGGTTTATTGTCCGATGGCACCGTCATCGCTGTCAAGCAGTTATCAACAAGGTCTAAACAAGGGAATCGAGAATTCGTGAATGAGATAGGGATGATATCTGCACTACAGCATCCAAACCTTGTCAAACTCTATGGCTGCTGTACAGAAGGAAACCAGCTGTTGTTAGTTTATGAGTATCTGGAAAATAATTGCCTTGCACGAGCTCTTTTTGGTAATTGTACTCTCGTGTTTCCTGGTTTACCcctttttttagttttatatgCTACATGTTAGAACTCACAGACTTTCACGGGCTGTTACTGCTGGGTCCAGTTGATCAATACAGACTCAGATTGGATTGGGCAACAAGACATAGGATTTGCCTTGGGATAGCAAAAGGTCTAGCATATCTACATGAGGAGTCCACAATAAGGATCGTACACCGTGATATCAAGGCCAGCAATATATTGCTTGACAAAAATTTGAATGCCAAGATCTCAGATTTTGGGCTAGCAAAGCTTAATGAAGATGATCACACCCACATAAGCACAAAAGTAGCTGGAACTATGTAAGTGTTCAACT encodes:
- the LOC8055549 gene encoding probable LRR receptor-like serine/threonine-protein kinase At1g07650, translating into MASRPPPCPCPCPCRRLFLVCLLCFLLLTEAGGGHGAGGGAAEQQAPAPAPTPSRLFPPEERVLRRIAAKLGVLHWDFAAAAAGGPCQDPAAGVDCHCTSSDSDYTVCHVIHIDLRRHNFSGELPPDFADLPYLLHLDLSRSLFHGGVPSQWAQMKLQALLLMGNRLSGPFPIVLTSITTLTHLDIEGNGFYGPIPPEIGHLTHLERLVISANEFTGPLPPALSLLTNLTDLRISSNNLSGRLPHFWENLARLQTLQIEGSLLEGPIPPSLSKLTNLHDLRISDLRGSGSPFPDLSGMSSLNKLVLRNCSISGSIPPYIGTWTTLKHLDLSFNKLSGQIPASFANMGRVDYIYLTANSLTGDIPGWLLRRNKIADISFNNFTMGSSDPNQCLPGSVNLVESYSSDMNSSSSVQSCLKRNFPCVASNGQYRSSLHINCGGKEATINGVKYEADTTPKGASLLYVSPGSNWAFSSTGNFMDDNITDDSYIATSTLKLDMPDSELYTKARLSPLSLTYYGLCMFSGSYTVKLHFAEIVFTNDSTFCSLGKRRFNVFIQGRMVLEDFDIEQSSSAIGKPVITTFQTYVTNHTLEIQLYWAGRGTTGIPYRGSYGPLISAISVTPNFILEPPETGSSNKISRASISIGIPIIAILTALAVCIYCIKKRRKSSKNKDLLALDLQTGSFTLRQIKVATRNFDLANKIGEGGFGSVYKGLLSDGTVIAVKQLSTRSKQGNREFVNEIGMISALQHPNLVKLYGCCTEGNQLLLVYEYLENNCLARALFVDQYRLRLDWATRHRICLGIAKGLAYLHEESTIRIVHRDIKASNILLDKNLNAKISDFGLAKLNEDDHTHISTKVAGTIGYMAPEYAMRGYLTDKADVYSFGVVALEIVSGKSNTNYRPNEDFVHLLDWACVLHERGALLELVDPDLGSNYSTEEALIMLNVALLCTTAAPTLRPKMSKVVSLLEGHTPLQPLLSDLSLAQNCLSTGGLCRNLWQKLSERQRLTAQAFCNYSNESSTIDINNDLRPLVSQM